The following nucleotide sequence is from Oncorhynchus gorbuscha isolate QuinsamMale2020 ecotype Even-year unplaced genomic scaffold, OgorEven_v1.0 Un_scaffold_2931, whole genome shotgun sequence.
GATAGAGCCATTGACAACACAATCTATGAAATCGGACATATCACAATTGTTGCTAACTGAATAGGTTTTGAAAGCACAGATCagtaaggtacagtacagtaggcagTAGACTGGGCTGGGGACAGTTTGGTAAACCACTACACACTGGGATTAAGAAGGACCGGGTACTAGAGCAAGGTTACAAACCTAAAGCAGATGTCCAGTGTTACATTCAGCACTGCAGCTCAACTCCTCACTTTAACACTGTCTGGGAATCATAGACTATCCAAGTGGGAGTGAGTTGTAGTATGCTGTAGATCCACATCCACTGGACTGCTATCTAAATTACAGGCTATTGAAATTGTAGACATCTAACACACATTAACATCCTTCTCTTCCACAGCTCTGGCCTCCACAGAACCCCTGAAACATCCGGAAACAGACGGAAGCAGACAAGACCATGTCTGCTGTTGGATGACGGTCTCCTCTGCCGGGATCACACAGCcaacacacacagtgaggatcacactgagacagactgacagacatcaACATAAAGACTGGCCTCATccatacagagagacagtgagacagacggaCATCAACCTACAGCCTTGTGTCCttacaacagagagacagacaacaactccaaacagagagagacatcacacaaGTGCCTGGTCACTCTCTTACCCTCCTACCCTTCACCCACTCCACCTCCCACCAGCTGGCCTTAGCACCCCAGCCAGGGGTTACAGGTCACAGGTCAGGGGGACCAGCCCATCCAGGCTCCTAGTGAACAGCGCTAGGAGGGCACTGTCTggcactctgttctgttctgtctgccgGAGCAGACAGCAGTATTTCAGCATGTTGTCCGTGGCGCCCCACAGCAGTGCATTATAATGCCCAGATGGATGCCACTGCCATGCAACCTGCCTAACTTGCTGTCGGCACTGTACCTTCACATCATCTTCCTGCTGGGCAGCGTGTGTGTGGTCTGCAGCAACTGCACACCCGAGCAGCTAGCCGCCATCATGAACTGCTCCAAGCACGAGCGCCATGCACGGAACTACGACTACATGGAAGGGGGAGATGTACGCATACGACAGCTGTTCAGCCGGACACAGTGGTTCCTTACCGTTGACGACTACGGCAACATCAACGGGACACAAGACCCCACCAACTGTTACAGTAAGACCACTGTTTCCCCTATATATGCCGGCACACCGCCGCTAAATCGTGCCCGCTTCTGTTAAAACGTGGCATCCGCTGCTAAATCGTGGCCTCCGCTGTTAAATAATGGCCTCCGCTGTTAAATCGTGGCCTCCGCTGTTAAATAGTGGCCTCCGCTGTTAAATAGTGGCCTCCGCTGTTAAATAGTGGCCTCCGCTGTTAAATAGTGGCCTCCGCTGTTAAATAGTGGCCTCCGCTGTTAAATAGTGGCCGCCGCTGTTAAATAGTGGCCTCCGTGGTccttttgtagctcagttggtagagcatggcgcttgtaacgccagggtagtgggttcgattcccgggaccacccatacgtagaatgtatgcacacatgactgtaagtcgctttggataaaagcgtctgctaaatggcatatattattatttattattattaaatagtgGCCTCCGCTGCTAAATAGTGGCCTCCGCTGCTAAATAGTGGCCTCCGCTGCTAAATAGTGTCCTCCGCTGCTAAATAGTGGCCGCCGCTGTTAAATAGTGGCCGCCGCTGCTAAATAGTGGCCTCCGCTGTTAAATAGTGGCCTCCGCTGCTAAATCGTGGCCTCCGCTGCTAAATCGTGGCCTCCGCTGCTAAATCGTGGCCTCCGCTGCTAAATCGTGGCCTCCGCTGTTAAATAGTGGCCTCCGCTGCTAAATAGTGGCTTCCGCTGTTAAATAGTGGCCTCCGCTGTTAAATAGTGGCCTCCGCTGTTAAATAGTGGCCTCCGCTGTTAAATAGTGGCTGccgctgtaaaaaaaaaaaaatcgatgTATAGATGTATTCCCCAGGAAGAGCCAATCTACCCCCTCATGCCAACTGTTGCAATAAGACtgatctatatactgtatatctatctaTACAACCCCACCAACTGTTACAGTGAGACtgatctatatactgtatatctatctaTAAAACCCCACCAACTGTTACAGTGAGACTGATCTATACACACTATAGGGCGGCAGGCAATTTTTGGTGTGGGCCCCTGGGCCCCGACCAAATAGGGGCTCCTGGAACAAAATTTGTTTGACACCGCTGGGTTAGAGCATTGAGCCAGAAACCGACAGGTCCCTAGTTCGAATCCCCAaaccgacaaggtgaaaatctgctGATGTACCCCTGACCCCTAATTAACCCTTAACCTGCCAACTGTTACAGTAAGAATGTTCTATCTAgtgtatatctatatctataagaCCCGCCAAATGTTACAGTAATGTTACAGATCCAAATGTTATATTATATGTTTTATACCCCCTTAATTGCTACAGTAAGGCTGGTTTTATTATCCACATCTTaacatctacagtatgtgttgtcttaGGACTCATCACTTCAATAGAATTCAATCAAACAAACTCATATTGCGCAGGTTGTAGTTTGTAAACAAAGATAGATCCTGCGTAAACTGGTGGGGCAGGTTTGATTGAATTCCAGTCTGTGTTGTAGGATTCATCTCTTACTAACAGGTGGCTCTGAGTGGACTCTCAGCAACAGTAGATGTAGAGAGGGTGACTTATACATTCTACTCACTGTATATTTATGGGCTGCTTTAGACTCTCAGACATGTCTAAACATTTTTACGGCTGATGTGTTACTGCTAATAACAATATGGTTGAGCAATGTCCACGTTGCTGAGATCTTAGTCACTCATGTctagtagatagagagagagagaaagagagagagagagagagagagagagagagagagagagagagagagagagagagagagagagagagagagagagagagagagagagagagagagagagagagagagagagagagagagagagagagaaatagagagtgggAAACCAAAAacaaatagagggagagaaaccaagaaacagagagacagagagctcagCTGGCAGATTCCTCTGTGTCTATGTGAGTTATCTCCCAGTCTGTTGAGTGAGTAATAAGGCTGTTGGAACACGGTCATATAGCAGCTAGCTCTCTCCCCTCTGGGACTCCCTGGAGCAGCCTGATGTTATTGTCCAATGTTCCCTCTGCAGTGTAATCACACTAGTAATGGGTCATGTGTCTCTGTTAGGGCAGCCAAAGTGACAGAGGTAAAGTGAAGCAGGTGTGGGCTCTGGCAGAGCCAACAATAACACCATGTAAACACAGCCACTAATGAAGTAAACCAAGGGGCTGGGAGTTGGGGCTGGAGATGCAGACGGCCAGGACAAATGAACTGGCATGAAacacgcacgcacccacgcacatATTAAACACCTCAGTGAAGTAGCCCAAGCTGACCTAGTCTATCCACAGAGATACGGGTTTAGTATGTGGGAGTGTGACATCAAAACAATCACTCTATAGGTTTCAATAAtgtctgcccgtctgtctgtctgtctgcctgtctgctcaCCTGCCcgtctgcctgcctccctccctgcctgtctgtctatctgtctgtgtgtcagtggaaTGCTGGCATGACCAGGGtagcctgtctacctgtctgtctgctcacaCGCCCGcctgtctatctatctacctgtctgtctgcctgctcaCCTGTCCATAtgcctgtctatctggctgtgGAATGTCGGCGTGACCAGGGAagcctgtctatctggctgtggaatgttggcgTGACCAGGGTagcctgtctatctggctgtggaatgttggcgTGACCAGGGTAGTCTGTCTatctggctgtggaatgttggcgTGACCAGGGAAGCCTGTCTacctggctgtggaatgttggcgTGACCAGGgtagtctgtctatctgtctgtggaATGTTGGCGTGACCAGGGAAGCCTGTCTacctggctgtggaatgttggtGTGACCAGGGAAGCCTGTCTacctggctgtggaatgttggcgTGACCAGGGAAGCCTGTCTacctggctgtggaatgttggcgTGACCAGGGAAGCCTGTCTacctggctgtggaatgttggcgTGACCAGGGAAGCCTGTCTacctggctgtggaatgttggcgTGACCAGGGAAGCCTGTCTacctggctgtggaatgttggtGTGACCAGGGAAGCCTGTCTacctggctgtggaatgttggcgTGACCAGGGAAGCCTGTCTacctggctgtggaatgttggcgTGACCAGGGAAGCCTGTCTacctggctgtggaatgttggcgTGACCAGGGAagcctgtctatctggctgtggaatgttggcaTGACCAGGGAACCCTGTCTatctggctgtggaatgttggcaTGACCAGGGAACCCTGTCTatctggctgtggaatgttggcaTGACCAGGGAACCCTGTCTatctggctgtggaatgttggcaTGACCAGGGTagcctgtctatctggctgtggaatgttggcgTGACCAGGGAACCCTGTCTatctggctgtggaatgttggcgTGACCAGGGAACCCTGTCTatctggctgtggaatgttggcaTGACCAGGGAACCCTGTCTacctggctgtggaatgttggtGTGACCAGGGAAGCCTGTCTacctggctgtggaatgttggcgTGACCAGGGAagcctgtctatctggctgtggaatgttggtGTGACCAGGGTagcctgtctatctggctgtggaatgttggcgTGACCAGGGAagcctgtctatctggctgtggaatgttggtGTGACCAGGGTagcctgtctatctggctgtggaatgttggcgTGACCGGGGAAATCTGTCTatctggctgtggaatgttggtGTGACCAGGGAAGCCTCTGTCTCTGGTGAGAAGGGGGAAGATGAGTCTTGCGAAACAAAAACTGGCCTTGAAAAGCAGAGAAATGGATCCACCCAGATGTGTCTGACAATGGCACgcagggagacatgcaggcacgcacacacacacacgcacacgcacacgcacacacacacacacacacacacacacacacacacacacacacacacacacacacacacacacacacacacacacacacacacacacacacacacacacacacgcaaacgcacacacacacacaggcctttgAAGAGCCCAGCATGGGCATGAATACAGCTAATAAATATTTGATTCATATTGCTCTGTTCCTGTCTGGCCTAGCCTGGTCTGGGCTGGGGTAAGGTGGGGTGAGCTGGGCTGGGCTGagcagggccgaggtgaagtgaggtgaggtgggctgagcagggccgaggtgaagtgagaaggggtgaggtgggctgggcagtgcagggccgaggtgaagtgaggtgggcagggcagggccgaggtgaagtgaggtgggcagggcagggcagggccgaggtgaagtgaggtgggcagggcagggccgaggtgaagtgaggtgggcagggcagggccgaggtgaagtgaggtgggcagggcagggcagggccgaggtgaagtgaggtgggcagggcagggcagggcagggccgaggtgaagtgaggtgggcagggcagggcagggccgaggtgaagtgaggtgggcagggcagggccgaggtgaagtgaggtgggcagggcagggcagggctgaggTGAAGTGAgatgggcagggcagggctgaggtgaagtgaggtgggcagggcagggccgaggtgaagtgaggtgggcagggcagggccgaggtgaagtgaggtgggcagggcagggcagggccgaggtgaagtgaggtgggcagggcagggccgaggtgaagtgaggtgggcagggcagggccgaggtgaagtgaggtgggcagggcagggcagggctgaggtgaagtgaggtgggcagggcagggccgaggtgaagtgaggtgggcagggcagggctgaggtgaagtgaggtgggcagggcagggccgaggtgaagtgaggtgggcagggcagggcagggccgaggtgaagtgaggtgggctgggcagggccgaggtgaagtgaggtgggcagggcagggccgaggtgaagtgagaaggggtgaggtgggctgggcagggccgaggtgaagtgagaaggggtgaggtgggctgggcagggccgaggtgaagtgaggtgggcagggcagagccgaggtgaagtgagaaggggtgaggtgggcagggcagggccgaggtgaagtgagaaggggtgaggtgggcagggcagggccgaggtgaagtgaggtgggcagggcagggccgaggtgaagtgaggtggggTGAGAtgggcagggccgaggtgaagtgaggtgggcTGGGCAGGGCAGGGTCGAGGTGAGGtgggcagggccgaggtgaagtgaAGTGAGGTCGGGTgaggtgggcagggcagggcagaggtgaggtggggtggggtgaggtgggcagggcagggcatgGCCGAAGTGAAGTGAGGTGAGGTGGGCTGGGCAGGGCCGAGATGAAGTGAGTTGGGGTgaggtgggcagggcagggccgaggtgaagtgaggtgaGGTCGGGTgaggtgggcagggcagggccgaggtgaggtggggtgtggtgaggtgggcagggcagggccgaaGTGAagtgagatgaggtgggctgggcagggcagggccgaggtgaagtgaggtggggtgaggtgggcagggcagggccgaggtgaagtgaggtgaggtgggctgggcagggcagggccgaggtgaagtgaggtgaggtgggctgggcagggcagggctgaggTGAAGTGAGGTGAGGTGGGCTGGGCAGGGCTGAGGTGAagtgagatgaggtgggctgggcagggccgaggtgaggtggggtgggctgggctgagcagggccgaggtgaagtgagttggggtgaggtggggtgggctgggctgagcagggccgaggtgaagtgagTTGGGGTGaggtgggctgggctgggctgagcAGGGCCGAGGTGAGGTGGGGtgggcagggccgaggtgaagtgaggtggggtgaggtgggctgggctgggctgggctgagcagggccgaggtgaagtgagaaggggtgaggtgggctgggcagggcctaggtgaagtgaggtgggctgagcagggccgaggtgaagtgaggtggggtgaggtgggctgggcagggccgaggtggtgaggtgggctgggcagggcggggcagggccgaggtgaagtgaggtgaGGTGGGCTGAGCAGGGCCGAGGTGGGATGAGGTGggctgggcagggcagggcagggccgaggtgaagtgaggtgaggtgggctgggcagggccgaggtgaagtgaggtgaggtgggctgagcagggccgaggtgaagtgaggtggggtgaggtgggctgggcagggccgaggtgaagtgaggtggggTGAGGTGGGCTGGGCAGGGCCGAAGTGAAGTgagaagggcagggcagggctgaggtgaagtgaggtgaggtgggctgggcagggccgaggtgaagtgagaagggcagggcagggctgaggTGAAAtgaggtgaagtgaggtggggtgaggtgggctgggcagggccgaggtgaagtgaggtggggTGAGGTGGGTGAAGTGAAGTgagaagggcagggcagggctgaggtgaagtgaggtgaggtgggctgggcagggccgaggtgaaggagaagggcagggcagggctgatGGTGAGGTGGGCTAGGCAGGGCTGAGGTGAAGTGAGGTGAGGTGGGCtgggcagggccgaggtgaagtgaggtggggtgagcagggcagggccgaggtgaagtgaggtgaagtgaggtggggtgaagtgggcagggcagggccgaggtgaagtgaggtggggcgaggtgggcagggcagggccgaggtgaagtgaggtgaagtgaggtgaagtgaggtggggtgaagtgggcagggcagggccgaggtgaagtgaggtggggcgaggtgggcagggcagggccgaggtgaagtgaggtggggcgaggtgggcagggcagggccgaggtgaagtgaggtgaagtgaggtggggtgaagtgggcagggcagggccgaggtgaagtgaggtggggcgaggtgggcagggcagggccgaggtgaagtgaggtgaAGTGAGGTGAAGTGAGGTAGGCTGGGCAGGGCTGAGGTGAAGTGAGATGGGGTGAGGTGGACAGGGTAGGGCtgaggtgaagtgaggtggggcgaggtgggcagggcagggcagggccgaggtgaagtgaggtgaAGTGAGGTGAAGTGAGGTGAAGTGAGGTAGGCTGGGCAGGGCTGAGGTGAAGTGAGGTGGAGCGAGGTgggccgaggtgaagtgaggtggagcgaggtgggcagggcagggccggGGTGAAGTGAGGTGGAGCgaggtgggcagggcagggctgaggtgaagtgaggtggagcgaggtgggcagggcagggccgaggtgaagtgaggtggagcgaggtgggcagggcagggccgaggtgaagtgaggtggagcgaggtgggcagggcagggccggggtgaagtgaggtggggtgaggtgggcagggcagggcagggccgaggtgaagtgaggtgggcagggcagggccgaggtgaagtgaggtgggcagggcagggcagggctgaggTGAAGTGAgatgggcagggcagggctgaggtgaagtgaggtgggcagggcagggccgaggtgaagtgaggtgggcagggcagggccgaggtgaagtgaggtgggcagggcagggcagggctgaggtgaagtgaggtgggcagggcagggccgaggtgaagtgaggtgggcagggcagggctgaggtgaagtgaggtgggcagggcagggccgaggtgaagtgaggtgggcagggcagggcagggccgaggtgaagtgaggtgggctgggcagggccgaggtgaagtgaggtgggcagggcagggccgaggtgaagtgagaaggggtgaggtgggctgggcagggccgaggtgaagtgagaaggggtgaggtgggctgggcagggccgaggtgaagtgaggtgggcagggcagagccgaggtgaagtgagaaggggtgaggtgggcagggcagggccgaggtgaagtgagaaggggtgaggtgggcagggcagggccgaggtgaagtgaggtgggcagggcagggccgaggtgaagtgaggtggggTGAGAtgggcagggccgaggtgaagtgaggtgggcTGGGCAGGGCAGGGTCGAGGTGAGGtgggcagggccgaggtgaagtgaAGTGAGGTCGGGTgaggtgggcagggcagggcagaggtgaggtggggtggggtgaggtgggcagggcagggcatgGCCGAAGTGAAGTGAGGTGAGGTGGGCtgggcagggccgaggtgaagtgagTTGGGGTgaggtgggcagggcagggccgaggtgaagtgaggtgaGGTCGGGTgaggtgggcagggcagggccgaggtgaggtggggtgtggtgaggtgggcagggcagggcGAAGTGAagtgagatgaggtgggctgggcagggcagggccgaggtgaagtgaggtggggtgaggtgggcagggcagggccgaggtgaagtgaggtgaggtgggctgggcagggcagggccgaggtgaagtgaggtgaggtgggctgggcagggcagggctgaggTGAAGTGAGGTGAGGTGGGCTGGGCAGGGCTGAGGTGAagtgagatgaggtgggctgggcagggccgaggtgaggtggggtgggctgggctgagcagggccgaggtgaagtgagttggggtgaggtggggtgggctgggctgagcagggccgaggtgaagtgagTTGGGGTGaggtgggctgggctgggctgagcAGGGCCGAGGTGAGGTGGGGtgggcagggccgaggtgaagtgaggtggggtgaggtgggctgggctgggctgggctgggcaggGCCTAGGTGAAGTGAGGTGGGCtgggcagggccgaggtgaagtgaggtgggctgggcagggcggggcagggccgaggtgaagtgaggtgaGGTGGGCTGAGCAGGGCCGAGGTGGGGTGAGGTGggctgggcagggcagggcagggctgaggtgaagtgaggtgaggtgggctgggcagggccgaggtgaagtgaggtgaggtgggctgagcagggccgaggtgaagtgaggtggggtgaggtgggctgggcagggccgaggtgaagtgaggtggggTGAGGTGGGCTGGGCAGGGCCGAAGTGAAGTgagaagggcagggcagggctgaggtgaagtgaggtgaggtgggctgggcagggccgaggtgaagtgagaagggcagggcagggctgaggTGAAAtgaggtgaagtgaggtggggtgaggtgggctgggcagggccgaggtgaagtgaggtggggTGAGGTGGGCTGGGCAGGGCCGAAGTGAAGTgagaagggcagggcagggctgaggtgaagtgaggtgaggtgggctgggcagggccgaggtgaagtgagaagggcagggcagggctgatGGTGAGGTGGGCTAGGCAGGGCTGAGGTGAAGTGAGGTGAGGTGGGCtgggcagggccgaggtgaagtgaggtggggtgagcagggcagggccgaggtgaagtgaggtgaagtgaggtggggtgaagtgggcagggcagggccgaggtgaagtgaggtggggcgaggtgggcagggcagggccgaggtgaagtgaggtgaagtgaggtgaagtgaggtggggtgaagtgggcagggcagggccgaggtgaagtgaggtggggcgaggtgggcagggcagggccgaggtgaagtgaggtggggcgaggtgggcagggcagggccgaggtgaagtgaggtgaagtgaggtggggtgaagtgggcagggcagggccgaggtgaagtgaggtggggcgaggtgggcagggcagggccgaggtgaagtgaggtgaAGTGAGGTGAAGTGAGGTAGGCTGGGCAGGGCTGAGGTGAAGTGAGATGGGGTGAGGTGGACAGGGTAGGGCtgaggtgaagtgaggtggggCAGGTGGGCAGGcagggcagggccgaggtgaagtgaggtgaAGTGAGGTGAAGTGACAGTGAGACAGGCTGGGCAGGGCTGAGGTGAAGTGAGGTGGAGCaggtgggcagggcagggccgaggtgaagtgaggtggagcgaggtgggcagggcagggccggggtgaagtgaggtggggtgaggtgggcagggcagggccgagTAGGGCTTGGGGGACTAATCAGCCTTGAACACAACCgctgcacagacagacagacagacagacagacagacagacagacagacagacagacagacagacagacagacagacagacagacagacagacagacagacagacagacagacaggcaggcagcagacagacagacagacagacagacagcaggcaggcagcaggcagacagacagacagacagacagacagacagacagacagacagacagacagacagacagaggcagacagaggcagacagaggcagaaagGCGGACACAAACATGACAAAGTGGGGAAGGAGTGACCGTTGGTCACAACAGTTTGTTCTCTCAGAGCTGAACTATATTTTTCCCCTGAAGCACATGTCTGAGCACAGATGACAATCTAAGACTTTACGATGGATTATGAAGTGAACTCTGACAGTCTTTCAAACTAGTGTCTGAGACTTGAGGTACTCCAATGGCTGACAGGAAGTAATTTAGATAcatacatatttatatttatgtatatttatatatttgataTGTTTTCTGGGTAGACAGTGTTAAGAGGCTGTTACAGGAACATGATCTGTTTCTCAGGGTGGACAGTGTTAAGATGCTGTTACAGGAACAGGCATAGGATCTGTTTCTCAGGGTATTCTGCTCAATGTCCTGTCCACTGTGTTAGTCCAACctgacaaccaaaacaaacacaggtgttgtact
It contains:
- the LOC124027075 gene encoding fibroblast growth factor 7-like; this encodes MPRWMPLPCNLPNLLSALYLHIIFLLGSVCVVCSNCTPEQLAAIMNCSKHERHARNYDYMEGGDVRIRQLFSRTQWFLTVDDYGNINGTQDPTNCYSKTTVSPIYAGTPPLNRARFC